The genomic DNA GTTCACCGGATCCGCGAAGCCCGGCAACAGCCGGCGGCTGGCGGCCGCGGCGCCAAGAAGTTCTTGATGCATGTCAGTCCTCGCCTCGCACCATCGTGAAAAATTCGACCTTGGTCTGCGCCGCCACGCGCGCCTGGCGCTCGATGCGCTCGGCGCGTTCGCGCGCCAGCGGCTGGATCAGCTGCGCCTGCACCGTGTCGTGCCAGTCGGGCAGTTGCAGCAGCGCGTCGGCCACCGCGGCCTGCTCGGCATGGCGCAACGAGCGGCCCTGCACGTAGGCGATGCCGACCACGCCGTTGTCCAGGCTGACGGCGCAGCGTGTCACCGTCATTTCACCCAGGTTGAAACGCGCCCCGGTGCCGCCGCTGCGGGCCCGCACCATGGCCATGCCGGTCTGCGCCGGGCGCAGCATCTGGTGCGGCGGCAGCCCGCCGAGCGAGCCGAAGGCCCCTTCCAGCATGGCCGGATCGGCCAGCGCCAACACCCGCATCCAGGCGGTCCGTCGCGCCTGGATTCCGCCCTGCGCTGTTTGTGGATGGTCCATTATTTCCTCTAAACGTCTAGACGACTGGATGGAGTATGATCGCGTTCAGAAGCAAGTTCAACAGCCTGGTGTGAATTTTTGATGACAGTTGCGGCAGGGACGCATCGCCTATCCCCCGCCCGCCGCTTGGTGCACAATCACAGCCATTCCTGATGAAGCTGATATGACAGCACGAGCACATTCCATGGTCGAAAGAGGTTCCGGCATCGCCGTGTGGCGACAGATTGGCGAGTCCCTGGCGGACGACATCCGCAACAAGCTGTACACGGCGGGCGAACAACTGCCCTCCGAACCGGAACTGGCCGCCAAGTTCTCCGTCAACCGCCACACCATCCGGCGCGCCATGGGCGAACTGGAACAGAGCGGACTGGTGCGCATCGAGCAGGGCCGCGGCACCTTCGTGCAGGAACACGCCATCGACTACGCCATCGGCAAGCGCACGCGCTTTTCCGAGAACCTGCGCAGCCAGGGCATGCTGGGCCACCTCGAAGCGCTGGGCAGCCAGACGCTGCGCGCGGCCGAGATCGCCAAGCACCTGGGCCTGGCGCGCAACGCCCCGCTGCTGCGGGTGCAGATGGTCGGCAAGGCCGAGAACCGCCCCATCAGCGCCTCGGAACACTACTTCGACGAAAAGCGCTTCCCCGATTTCATCGAGCGCATGAACACC from Achromobacter xylosoxidans includes the following:
- the phnF gene encoding phosphonate metabolism transcriptional regulator PhnF, yielding MVERGSGIAVWRQIGESLADDIRNKLYTAGEQLPSEPELAAKFSVNRHTIRRAMGELEQSGLVRIEQGRGTFVQEHAIDYAIGKRTRFSENLRSQGMLGHLEALGSQTLRAAEIAKHLGLARNAPLLRVQMVGKAENRPISASEHYFDEKRFPDFIERMNTLRSVSKVYAHYGIGDYTRKWSRITATLPSPEVARILGQPKTRPILQVEALNVDQAGAPLQYSITRFVGDLVQLMVADDS
- the phnG gene encoding phosphonate C-P lyase system protein PhnG, which encodes MDHPQTAQGGIQARRTAWMRVLALADPAMLEGAFGSLGGLPPHQMLRPAQTGMAMVRARSGGTGARFNLGEMTVTRCAVSLDNGVVGIAYVQGRSLRHAEQAAVADALLQLPDWHDTVQAQLIQPLARERAERIERQARVAAQTKVEFFTMVRGED